The following coding sequences lie in one Homalodisca vitripennis isolate AUS2020 chromosome X, UT_GWSS_2.1, whole genome shotgun sequence genomic window:
- the LOC124369423 gene encoding gustatory receptor 23a-like codes for MRGRQNLQHSNQSHRQDGRSSTKIKSFMNAYQTLPDAVGQANAFYSDVLLSLIFCKFVTVTVLLFVFFSPVTSERRISNIFIGIWTLCNICYLLLIVSSSSDVTQAAEETAPIICKLINEDLDQGLKQQLESFLMQIATQNVVFSARDFFQINRRMLTTMAATVTTNLVILIQFNTQSKNDN; via the coding sequence ATGCGTGGACGCCAGAACCTGCAGCACAGCAATCAGAGTCACAGACAAGACGGTAGATCtagtactaaaataaaatcttttatgaaCGCCTACCAGACGCTACCTGATGCTGTAGGCCAAGCGAATGCCTTCTACTCTGACGTCCTATTGAGTCTAATATTCTGTAAGTTTGTGACAGTAACGGTCCTTCTCTTTGTATTCTTCTCGCCTGTCACGTCAGAAAGAAGAATAAGCAACATTTTCATAGGAATATGGACTCTGTGTAACATCTGTTATCTGCTGTTGATCGTCTCCTCAAGTTCTGACGTCACTCAAGCGGCGGAGGAGACAGCACCAATAATCTGCAAGCTGATCAACGAGGATTTGGATCAGGGGCTCAAACAACAATTGGAGTCGTTTTTGATGCAGATAGCAACACAAAATGTGGTGTTTTCTGCAAGAGACTTTTTCCAGATCAACAGGCGAATGTTAACTACAATGGCTGCCACAGTAACCACCAATCTGGTAATCCTGATTCAATTTAACACTCAATCTAAGAACGATAATTAA
- the LOC124369424 gene encoding uncharacterized protein LOC124369424 — MREFSGRKKEDIASALNSFIMHKRDAKKKYTFGWTIVQPRTKIGALFSYLTGLVNSNDIEANEIVLNYLETGHTFMSADHFHHQVNKQIKSKGKMYDFEDFKDAVKASNSGKVTVKSMEHQDFFTEFNYSSQYKIMHKSSSSIS; from the exons ATGAGGGAATTTTCCGGTAGGAAAAAGGAGGACATTGCGAGTGCATTAAATTCTTTTATCATGCACAAAAGAgatgcaaaaaaaaaatacacatttggaTGGACAATTGTGCAGCCCAGAACAAAAATTGGGGCTTTGTTTTCCTACCTGACAGGATTGGTAAATTCAAATGATATTGAAGCTAATGAGATTGTTTTAAACTATCTAGAGACAGGACATACATTTATGTCTGCAGACCATTTCCATCACCAAGTTAATAAACAG ataaagtcaaaaggaaaaatgtatgattttgaaGACTTCAAAGATGCTGTCAAAGCTAGTAACTCTGGAAAGGTTACTGTAAAGAGCATGGAGCATCAGGACTTTTTCACAGAATTTAACTATTCTTCACagtataaaattatgcataaaagTTCCTCGTCCATATCTTAG